ataataattaataaaaaagttatttttaaaaatacaacttTTGATTTGGGCGTAAATTATCTTATGGCTGGAATTCAAGTGTATTGACCAAACTACCCCTGACCCCAGTTTTAAACTTTGGAGAGCGTCATCCGAGGCGCCAGAATCATAGATTTCGAAAATCTCACACCCAACGGCTCGTTGCCCCCATTATTATCGAATCCTCATATCGTATCCTCCCTCTTCTATCTCTACCTCACAATTTATCAAGAATTTCAATGGCTTCTACAGTTGCAGGCTCAGACAACATGCAATCCAGTAGGTGCTCGAAGCCCGCAAATCGAGTGCGAATAGTGGGGAAGATCCGAGGATTTACAGATCAAGAATCTGAGTCCTTGACCCGAGAACGGAAGTCTTGGATCACTGTTCAGAATCCCCACGAGAATGGACAGCTTGCTAAAGCCAAAGTTTCTCTCGACACCCGATCCACTGGGTAATTTGTTTCCTTGCCTTCTTACTGTTTGATTTTCAGATTTGGGGGTTTGAGTTTACCTTCTTGATTTTCATGCTTAGCTACTGGTACCGTAGAATTTTTCGTGGTTTTTAGTTTTTATCTTATGATAGTACTGTTGTTTGTGATTAAGTAGATTTTGATTTCAAGATTCGGGGAGTAGCTTTTTACCAGGGGGGTTTTCCCCAACTCACAATTTTGAAGTCTTTTATTATGTCGACAAATTTTCAATTGTAGTGAGATTATATGGTAATCGCAGCTTTGTTTTTTAGGTTATGGGTGATGGGTTTTTCTTGAGCACGTTTGGTTTTAGCACTTGGACCTTTGATAAATAGTTTTAAGATTTGATGCACAGACCTGTCCTGCATTTGTTTTTTGTACCGGTTTTCTTGTTATTTTGAACATAAGTCGACATCAAGAATGGAAGGAAAATCGGTCATTGGTATATTCTTGTCTCTGTAGAAGAGCCTGAAAATTTTTACTTGCATAATTAGAGTTTAAGAATTTCCACACGTAGGTGAGTCATCTATTTAGTTAATTAATCAGATTACAGTTTAGGATGTGTTTTCACCTTttctattttatatattttcagCCGCAAAAATGCTTATGAACTGGATTACTGCTATGAGCAGAATGAAGATATTGGCCTGATATACTCAAGAGAGATTAGACACATGATTTCAGATGTTTTTAATGGTCAAAATGCATCTGTAATTGCCCTGGGAGCTAGAGGAAGCGGAAAAACATTTACTATACAGGTCTTTCCTGTTTGCCTTCATAATAGTTTTACTATTTTTCTTGGATAATTTGATCCATGCTTGATTTAGATTCTTTCTTACATGAAGGGATCTATAGAGAAACCAGGTTTAGCAACTATTGCAATGTCTGAAATTCTTTCTAAAGCACGTGAAAGCAAGAAAACAGTGTCTGTATCCCTCTATCGGGTTACACAAGACCATGCTTTTGACCTTTTAGATCCTGATTATGCTGAGGTTCATGTACTGGGTGACACTCAAGGCAAACTCAACTTGAAGGGACTTTCTCAGGCAAGAAAACATGTTTTTTATTTGCTTAATTAATGGAATTTTCTGAAGctgaattttaattatatttcttTGCTAATGTTGTTTTGTAGGTCAAGGTGAAATCAGTTTCAGAATTCGAAAATATGTACTTTAGACATCTCAATTTGCAGAAAAGCCAAAAAATATCAATGGATCCTCGACGCTATCACAAGGGCTTGATGGTCCATATATCATCTGAAGATGACAAGATAATACCCAAGTTGGAGAACAAGATTAATTTTGTTGATCTAGCAGGTTTATATAACTAACAATGTAATTATATGCTCTTTCTTTCTATTAGTCCGATGATCATTCATGTAAGCTTTTTTCATATTGTCCAATTAGGCTATGAGGATCCTCGCAAGAGTGGCAGCGACAGAAACACACTTACTGAGAATTACAGGAGTAACAAATCATTGTTTGCATTGATAAATGTCATCAATGCTCTGAATTCCAATGAGATACGTGTGCCATATCGAGAGAGTAAACTCACTCGAATCTTGCAAGATTCCCTCAGTGGCACAAGTCACGTGTTAGTGTTTGCTTGCTTGGTAAGGTTCTACAAGAAATTTAGGTTAAAAATTTAATTGcagtttttgaaatacttttatatattaattattattattattattattttttatgatgcaGAACCCTTTCTTTTGCAAAGACTCTATCAGCTCACTCAGTTTCGTTTCACGGTCCTGTCATAGCACCAAGCAAGTTTTGACTGACTCTACAAATAAATGTCAAAGTTCAGCCAAATCTAAGATGTTTTCGTCGTTGAAAAGTGGAAAAAGTACATCTACTTCTTTGATAGTGAAAAAGCATATGGGTCGTAGTCAATTACTTTCTGGAAAGAAGGCTGACTGCATCCTAAAGGGAAGGTAAAACTACCTTAATGTCCTATTATTTTACAGGATATATTGCTTCAAATAGTTTTTACTAAATTTTGGGCTACTCTTTTCAAGGAAACTCTTTGATGAAGAAAACATAAACAATCCTAAGCAGGTAATATGTATTAATATATCTTATCCATCAACCTGTTATGCCTGCATTTAtttctttttccttcaaaacgcCCTCCTCCAGTATGTCTATATCAAATTTTTTTGTCTTGATGCAGTACTCAAttaaatttaagatttgattATGATGATTACCTTTTCGTTTTAACCTTTCAGCAAAGAGATATGCGTTTTTATATCACAATTAGTAGAAAGTTAatccaaaataaaaaaacaagatGCCCATTTCATACAACTATATGTTGACCTAAAATGTCATGCAGTTGATATGCCTTTCTGAAGATACTTCATCCCACAAAAATAAAGTCCTCCAAGATCATGATTTGGTTGTTGCACCATTTTCGCTGGAAGAGGTATTCAAACCACTCGATTGATTCTTTCTAGTAGTCCCATATAAATCTCGAATAGCATTTGATTGCTCATTTTATTTTGGATCAGGATAATGTATTGCCCTGTGCCCCTAATGATGAGGCTATTATTCAGGAAGAGAAGGTTATAAATTTTTAGCTTGAATTGTAAAAGACAGAATATGTAAAATTATTTGCGGGATTCCAAAAACTCTATATCATTCATTCACTCTTAACATAGGCAAAACTCTCCTAAACTTACGGTTCTTATTTCTTAGGATCTTTCTACACACGGTCTCCATTCTCAAGAAACTATAAATGAAAGTTGTGATGGAAATGATCTTCTACTTTTTGATGATGGTATGAATTAAAACCCAACAAATTCGCTCATTTGGTATAACGACTTGATAATTCTCAGTAGATGATTCAATATTGTAGGTAAGTCATGCGAGTCGAACAAGACTTCACACTTTGATGGATCTGTGCCACTTAGTCAGAAAATCAAAGAATTATCCAAGAACTTAAAGTTGTTGTGTTCATCAACTCCAATGAAGGTGAAAATTCCGGAGAAGGAAATTATTGATTCATCCAATAGTCAATTAAGCTGCAATGATACTACTCCaatggtgaaatttgatggTACGAAAAATCGAAGCCCAAGGGGTGGTACCTTCAGCATATGTGGTTCTAGTTTGAAGGTTTGTTACAGTGAATATATCATCACATAATTGATTAATTGCTGTATTTTTCTCATCAACCATTCTTTTTTATTGCAGAATTCTCTTGTTAAAGAACAACTGAATTTTCTGAATTCAGCTAATAAGTAAGTGAATACGCCAAAATTCACTCTCTACTCCATGTACTACGCTATATGATTTCTTTAGTTTATCTTACTTGTATATGAACTAAAAAGTAGATTCTTGCATGCTGATCGTATGCTACAACCACAATAGGCAAAAGTTATTTGCAAGTTCAGCAAAAATATATGCACAAGTTTAATTTTCAATCAAGAAATTCTACTTTCATCAATGGCCAAGTAGACATTTTATATATTGTTGAAAAGGTGTTGCTAGACTTGTGATTGATTTTTATTGGGAATTACATAATGTTTAGTGAGCTCCAATACAAGTAAGTGTTGCCACCTTGTAAATTTGGTCTAATAATTTGACCTTCCCCCTTTATTTGCAGGGAAGAGTTGAAAAAACTACGAGTAAGTCAATTCTCACAGTCTAAATTTTACTGGCACGAGTTAGGGAAGAAATCTCATAGTATGTATTGATATCATACAGGGTATTGGAGAAAAAAGGGCTTCCTACATTCTCGAACTTCGTGAAGAATTGCAAGAACCTTTCAAGAGTGTAAGTAACATTTATTTGCAGTATTTCTTGCATCGGACGAGAATATATTCCGggactgaattttttttatattctttTGGGTTCTCCAGCTTGATGATTTGCAAAATATTGGCATGTCAGCAAAACAGGTATTATTGTCATTGAAgatagatttttttaaaaataaaaactttccAAATTCTTTAGTTCTTTCATCTGCATTTCCACTTCTTTGTTGTTATACAGATCAAAGGCATGATGAAAGGGGTGGCTGCCGAGCTTTTCAATTGAGTGAAGTTGCTATTATTTTCTTCTATCCATTCATCCATGCAATTCATTCCATTCCCCTGTTGTAAATCCAAATACTATTGTTTGTGCTATTGTATGGGTACAACTTAAATTATGGAAATTCAGTTATTCTAAATCATATTCTTTTACTAACCGACTTTTCTTGTAAGCATGCCAGTGCCTATTCCATTTTTGAGAGCATAGTTTGACTTTATTGCGTGAAATTTGAACTCGAGTTTTGGTCTTGTATTAACAAAATGATACATAAGTTTTCATTTAGTTGGTTGTTAAAATACGTAATGTATAAAATTATTAAgagtaaaataatttataaaattagaCATAAAAAAGCTACAAGCCAAGCTAATTGTTAGGATCGATTTAACAATTTAGCAAGGTGAATAAAACAGAATGCTCGAGTTAAAAGAATCTCAGCTG
This genomic interval from Primulina eburnea isolate SZY01 chromosome 16, ASM2296580v1, whole genome shotgun sequence contains the following:
- the LOC140816438 gene encoding kinesin-like protein KIN-10C, with protein sequence MASTVAGSDNMQSSRCSKPANRVRIVGKIRGFTDQESESLTRERKSWITVQNPHENGQLAKAKVSLDTRSTGRKNAYELDYCYEQNEDIGLIYSREIRHMISDVFNGQNASVIALGARGSGKTFTIQGSIEKPGLATIAMSEILSKARESKKTVSVSLYRVTQDHAFDLLDPDYAEVHVLGDTQGKLNLKGLSQVKVKSVSEFENMYFRHLNLQKSQKISMDPRRYHKGLMVHISSEDDKIIPKLENKINFVDLAGYEDPRKSGSDRNTLTENYRSNKSLFALINVINALNSNEIRVPYRESKLTRILQDSLSGTSHVLVFACLNPFFCKDSISSLSFVSRSCHSTKQVLTDSTNKCQSSAKSKMFSSLKSGKSTSTSLIVKKHMGRSQLLSGKKADCILKGRKLFDEENINNPKQLICLSEDTSSHKNKVLQDHDLVVAPFSLEEDNVLPCAPNDEAIIQEEKDLSTHGLHSQETINESCDGNDLLLFDDGKSCESNKTSHFDGSVPLSQKIKELSKNLKLLCSSTPMKVKIPEKEIIDSSNSQLSCNDTTPMVKFDGTKNRSPRGGTFSICGSSLKNSLVKEQLNFLNSANKEELKKLRGIGEKRASYILELREELQEPFKSLDDLQNIGMSAKQIKGMMKGVAAELFN